One window of the Salvia splendens isolate huo1 chromosome 1, SspV2, whole genome shotgun sequence genome contains the following:
- the LOC121796335 gene encoding auxin-induced in root cultures protein 12-like has translation MASLLLLVATVSLLSSPALSLTCKTQTFSKHNLTFANCTDLSTLDASLHWNYDAAAKPMPTLSIAFTAPPAKPDGWVAWALNPTATGMVGAQSLLAFAAPNGSTLVKTYNITSYGPISESPISYHVLSKSAESSKGAITIFATLALPEGRAALNQVWQVGSAVVDGVPAKHAFAPDNLASKSTLQLAAEVVPGGGAPAPAPGFAAAPGGGQSGNVNGGERAWGSGLGVFGICVMFGVSIFGF, from the coding sequence ATGGCctctctcctcctcctcgtcgccaCCGTGTCTCTCCTCTCCTCCCCGGCATTGTCTCTCACCTGCAAAACTCAAACATTCTCCAAACACAACCTCACATTCGCCAACTGCACCGACCTCTCCACACTCGACGCCTCTCTCCACTGGAACTACGACGCCGCGGCCAAGCCGATGCCCACGCTCTCCATCGCCTTCACCGCTCCGCCCGCCAAGCCCGACGGCTGGGTGGCGTGGGCCCTCAACCCGACCGCCACCGGCATGGTCGGCGCCCAATCGCTGCTCGCCTTCGCCGCGCCTAACGGATCCACGCTGGTCAAAACCTACAACATCACCTCCTACGGCCCGATCTCCGAGTCGCCGATCTCCTACCACGTGCTCAGCAAGAGCGCCGAGTCCTCCAAAGGCGCGATCACGATCTTCGCCACGCTGGCGCTGCCGGAGGGGAGAGCGGCGCTCAATCAGGTCTGGCAGGTCGGATCGGCGGTCGTCGACGGCGTGCCGGCCAAGCACGCATTCGCGCCGGATAATTTGGCCTCCAAGAGCACTCTGCAGCTCGCGGCCGAGGTGGTGCCCGGAGGTGGTGCCCCGGCGCCTGCGCCGGGTTTCGCGGCGGCGCCTGGCGGTGGACAGAGCGGAAATGTTAACGGAGGTGAGAGAGCGTGGGGGAGTGGATTGGGGGTGTTTGGGATTTGTGTGATGTTTGGGGTTTCCATTTTTGGATTTTAG
- the LOC121743417 gene encoding U-box domain-containing protein 9-like has protein sequence MANSEGDGEIRLKAIELKKELQKLLEAIVEDEDLNLKTVDRAHQMLSVLKDLKLKKTADLELQCQDSIPVAVPEEFKCPLSKKLMSDPVILCTGLTYDRAYIQNWLKSGKRTCPQTEQVLSHTALVPNHLIRDMITNWCEIRGIKLPECNYNDGEALSEADTLEVHHHLAKLSSTLLSDQIEAAKRLRQLTKQIPSIRSLFAESEKAIPQLVSVLSRVNTTIHQGLLEDVITTILNISIHDNNKRRVAETPNVIQILINAVRPETATVRIRTNAAAALFTLSALDSNKEMIGKLGGLKPLIMLLDEGHDLAMKDAASAIFSLCILHENKVQAVKDGAVGVIVKKVKEGTHVNELLAILAMLSTNQKSVEMMIDMGTVPYLLRIIRENPCPRNKENCVAILHTICYSDPSTWRDMKEEENRLRTLSKLVQDGTSRAKRKANGILDRMNRAVNINHSA, from the exons ATGGCGAATAGCGAAGGGGATGGGGAGATCAGGCTGAAAGCAATCGAGTTGAAGAAAGAGCTGCAGAAGCTGTTGGAGGCGATCGTGGAGGATGAAGACCTCAATCTCAAGACGGTCGATAGGGCGCACCAAATGCTCTCTGTGTTGAAGGATTTGAAACTCAAGAAGACTGCTGATTTGGAGCTCCAATGTCAAGATTCCATCCCCGTCGCCGTACCGGAGGAGTTCAAGTGCCCTCTCTCCAAGAAACTTATGAGTGATCCTGTCATTCTTTGCACCGGACTG ACATATGATCGTGCCTACATTCAAAACTGGCTTAAATCTGGGAAGAGGACGTGCCCTCAAACCGAGCAGGTGCTGTCACACACTGCTCTCGTACCAAACCATTTGATCCGCGATATGATAACGAACTGGTGCGAGATTCGTGGGATCAAACTGCCAGAATGTAATTACAATGACGGGGAGGCCTTGTCCGAGGCCGACACACTGGAAGTCCATCATCACCTGGCCAAATTGTCGTCCACGTTATTATCTGACCAGATTGAAGCTGCTAAAAGACTGCGTCAGTTGACAAAACAAATTCCTTCCATTCGCTCGTTATTTGCTGAATCTGAAAAGGCTATTCCACAGCTAGTGTCTGTGCTCTCTCGAGTAAATACCACAATTCATCAAGGCCTGCTAGAGGACGTCATCACCACGATCTTGAACATCTCCATCCACGACAATAACAAGAGGCGCGTTGCAGAGACGCCTAATGTGATTCAGATTCTTATTAATGCTGTGAGGCCAGAGACTGCCACTGTGCGGATAAGAACCAATGCAGCTGCAGCCCTGTTCACATTGAGCGCCCTTGACTCAAACAAGGAAATGATTGGGAAATTGGGCGGCTTGAAACCCCTCATCATGCTGCTGGACGAAGGGCATGATTTGGCAATGAAAGATGCTGCCTCTGCGATTTTCAGCCTGTGTATCCTCCATGAGAATAAGGTGCAAGCTGTAAAAGATGGCgcggttggagtgattgtgaAAAAGGTCAAGGAAGGAACACATGTGAATGAGTTGTTGGCGATTCTTGCTATGCTTTCGACCAACCAGAAGTCGGTTGAGATGATGATCGACATGGGTACAGTCCCTTACTTGCTCCGCATCATAAGAGAGAATCCTTGTCCCCGCAATAAGGAGAACTGCGTGGCCATTTTGCATACAATCTGCTACAGTGATCCGAGTACATGGAGGGACATGAAAGAAGAGGAGAACAGACTTCGCACACTATCTAAGCTCGTTCAAGACGGCACTTCTAGGGCAAAGAGGAAGGCTAATGGCATTCTTGATAGGATGAACAGAGCTGTCAACATCAACCACAGCGCATAA